The nucleotide sequence CAGACGGCGCTCCTGATCCGATTGTGGCTGATGCGCAACCGAGATGTGGTGGTGACCACGGTGCCGTACCATTTGCACCAATAGAGAGCTTGCGGGATGCGGAACGAGGCGCCCATTCCTGCGCAAAAAATGGGCCTCCGCAAGGCCCGGGTTCATTCTTCGTCCGTTTCCAGATCCCGATAGGCGAACACCACCAAAGCGTGGAATTCCCGGCGGTCCTTAACCAGGGAAACCGAAATGGGGTCCGCCCGCTCGGCGTCTTGGGTCAGCTGGATCTGGCTCTTGATGTGGGCCAGGGTCGGCCCCTGAAACATCTCCACAAACGTGCGGCGCGTGTTTAGGCCTGAGGCCACCGCCTCCACCTCCGAACAGTGAGGAATGCTCCTCGATCGCTCAGTGTATGCGAGCGGTCGGTCCGGGTTGCCAGTCCCTTGGCAAACACGGCCCGTCCCACCGCCGCCCGCCTTTTTCATGTTGCCACAGAAATGCCGCGACGTCTATGGCTCGAAAGGTGGATTTTTGCGCAATTCGCGAAAAACCGCCGACTTCGCCTCCCTCCGGCCCCGGCCGCGCTCTTTGCTCCAGGATTCACCTGGCGATGACCAGCCCGTACACCTCCCGGGCGCCCCCGGCCCGGAGCACCCGGGTGCAGGCCTGCGCCGTGGCCCCGGTGGTGAGGACGTCGTCCACCAGCACCACCGCCCGCTCCCGAATCTCCGCAGCCTCCGGGGAGAGGGCAAAGCGGCCCTCCAAGGCGGTGAGCCGCTCCCGGCGGCCCCGGGTCGCCTGGCTCCGAAGCTCGCCCCGGCGCTCCAGGGCTGGCACCGCCGCTCGGCCCACGGCCCTCCCAAGCCCCTTGGCCACCCGCTCCACATGGTTCCAGCCGAGAGCCCGCCTCTTTTCCGGGTGCATAGGCACGGGCACGATCAGTGCGTCTGCCGGCGGATTCAGGTCCCGCCACGCCACCGCCAGCATCCCCGCCAAAAGCTCCAACGGACCGCCGTCCCGTTGGAATTTCACCCGATGAATCGCCTCCCGCAGGGCTCCCCGATAGGCCCCGTAGGCGCAAACCCGGCCCAGACCCAAGGGGTGTCGGAGGCAGTCTCGACACAGCCCCGGAGCCGGCGTGCTCCTGGCGCACCCCGGGCAGTGGGGCGGATCATGACGAACGATGAGTTGCCCGGCACAGCGGTCGCAGGCGGTGGCCAAACGGGGCCTGTCCAGCTCTGGAAGTCCCACGGGGATCAGATTCCCCCGGCGGCCGCAAAAGGGGCACCCAGGAGGCGGCGGCCAAAGTGGATCAAACCACGTCCGCAGGCGGCCACCGATCCCCGGGGCTTTCCGTTTCCCCCCGCTCCCCGACTCCCCACCAAACCACTGGTCCACCCTCAAACCTCCTTCCCGCGCCAAACCCCCGCCGCGAATACAACCCCGTTGGCGAAGCCTCCCCGCCTGCACCGGGCTGCAAACCATGACGAGGCCCGGTCCGCGTCGCCGGGGCGACGTACCTCACCCTTGCGCCGGACGCCGCAAACCGGTGACGTGCCCACCGCCATGTCCCCGGGGTGACGCAGCTCAGCCTTGCGCCGGATAATGAAGCAGCGCCAACACTCCCGGGCCCACGTGGGCCCCGAGCACCGGGCCGAGCTCCCGCACCGGAACGGGCTGCTCCGCGGCCATCCCCTCCACCCTTTGACGCAGGGCTTCCGCGTCCGCCTGGCGATCCGAATGGATGACGCAGATGTTCTGAGGGCCTTCTCCCACCGCTTCTTCCACCCGCTCCAGGATCCGCTCCACCGCCCGGCGGTGGGTCCGCACTTTCTCCGCCACCGTCAGCCGTCCATCCTCCAGGGTGAGAATCGGTTTGACCTGAAGCATCGTTCCCATCAGCGCCTGGGCCGCCCCCAGCCGCCCGCTGCGGTGTAGATAATTCAGATCGTCTACGACAAAATACGCCCGCAACTGCCCCGCCAAGGTTTCAAGGCGCTCGGCGCACTCCTGGGGAGACCGGCCCGCCTCCGCCATCTTCAGGGCCTCCACCGCCAGCACCTCCATCCCGTAAGAGGCGAATCGGGAATCCACCACCGCGACGGGGCCGGAGACCTGGGACGCCGCCGTCCGGGCCGCCTGGACCGTCCCGCTCAGCGCACTGGAGAGCACGATGCACACGACCCCCGTGTACTCTTCCAGCAGTCGGGAAAATACGCCAACGAACTCCCCCACCGGTGGCTGGGAGGTGGTGGGGGGAGGAGCCCCCTGTTTCAACCTGGCATAAAACTCTCTGGTCGCAAGGTCCACGCCCTCCCGATAGGCCTTGTCGCCGATAATGACCGTCAGCGGGACCACCGTGAGGCCAAGGGCCTGGACCCGATCCTCCGGAATTCCCGCCGTGGAATCCACCACCACGGCAAAAGAAGGCTTCTGTCCATGATCACCGCCCATTACCACGCACACCATCTCCTGTCCGTCTTCACGAATGACCCCGACCGGGCAGACCCGGCCCGGCCACCTCTTCGCTCAAGCAAAGCACCGCCGCGGGGCGGCCCGCTGTCGGGAATGGTCCCTTCACTCCCGGGCAGCCATGCCCCACCCGGGGCAGGCCCCCATGCAGGCCGCTCCCCCCATTTTACCCGCCGGGAATCAAATCCTCCACTTCCCCCCGCAGGCGGGCAGCGAGAAGGGTCGAACGGCTGTGCCCGCGCACCCGGGCGATAGCCCGTTGGAGCGCCCGGCGGTCCCCCAGGAGCACCACCAATCGTTTCGCCCGGGTGACCGCCGTGTACAGCAGCGCCCGCTCCAAGACCACCGTGTGGGCGGGCACGACGGGGATCACCACGGCGTCGTATTCGCTCCCTTGGCTTTTGTGTACCGAAAGGGCATAGGCGAGCTGCAGATCGTCCCACTCCCCGTCCCGATACAACACCCGGCGAGGGCCGGCGGGATCCGGGTATTCCACCGTCATGTCCCGTTCCTCGGGGTCGATCTCCACCACCCGGCCCACATCCCCGTTAAACACTTCTTTTTGATAATCATTGCGGACCTGCATCACCCGATCCCCCAGGCGAAAAACCCTGCCCCCCGCTTGGACTTCGGGCTTATCCGACCCCGGAGGATTCACCTCGCCCTGAAGGCGGGGATTCAATCCCTCCACCCCGAGCGGCCCCCGCCTCATGGGGGTCAGGACCTGAATCTCCCCGTCCCCGCCGAGAAATATCGGCAAACGCCGGACATAGAGGGACACCACTTCCCGCGCCAACGCCTCGGGGTCCCGGCGTTCCAACCAGAACCAATCCCCTTCCGGCGACCGGAGTTCGGGCAACTGCCCTTCGAGAATCCGATATGCGTTGCGCACGATCCCGCTTTCCGAAGCCTGGCGAAACACCCGGGTCAGCCGCACCACCCGGGCCAAGCCCGAGGCGATAATGTCCTCCAGCACCTGGCCGGGCCCCACCGAGGGCAACTGGTGCGCGTCCCCCACCAGGATCAGGCGGGTGCCCGGGGCCAAAGCCCGGAGAAGGGCATAGAGGAGGAGCGTATCCATCATGGAGCACTCGTCCACCACCACGGCATCCGCCTCGATGGGCCGGGATTCGTGGCGCTGGAACCGCAATCCCCGGCCTTCCACGTGCCCCGCCTCAAGGAGGCGGTGAAGGGTCTTGGCGGGCCGCTCGGTGCTCTCATCCAAGCGCTTCGCCGCCCGGCCGGTGGGAGCGGCGAGTTCCACCTTGCGGCCCTGCTCCTCCAAGCGCCTGAGGATTTCCCGCAGGACCGTGGTCTTGCCCGTGCCAGGACCGCCGGTGATCACCACCAGAGGAGCCTCGGCCGCCGCCCGCACCGCTTCGAGCTGCTCTGGAGTCAAAATGACCTCCCGGCCACCCTCGGGTGAATCGAACGGAGCCGGCAAATCGGCCGAATCGGACGACGCGGTCCGGCAACCTTCCGGTCCTGGGGACGTGTCGTCCTCCTTATCGGCGGAAGGCCAGGTCTCCTTCGGCCCGAGCGGGCCCGCCTCGGTAGCCGACCAAAGGGTCATGGCCGTCAACCGTTGGGCCGCCCCTCGTTCCGCGTGGTAATAAACGGCCGGAGAATAGTAAACCCCGTCCCTCTCCCCGGTGACCACGCTCCCGTAGACCCGCCGCCGGGCGATCAGGTCGGCCATCGCCCCCCTCACCGCGTCCGGCGGAGATGTGAGCAGCCGCACCGACCGCTCCACCAATCGGTCTTCCGGCAGACAGGTGTGCCCTTCCTCCGCCCCTTGCATCAACACATACAAGACCCCCGCCTGCAAGCGCCCGGGATCGTCCCGGGCAATCCCCACCTCCCGGGCAATGCGGTCCGCCGTCGCAAAGCCGATGCCCCACACTTCCTCGGCCAGCCGATACGGCGTCCGTTGCACCACCGCCAGGGCATCGTGCCCAAACACCCGCCAAATCCGCCCGGCCAGCCCCGGCCCCACGCCCTTATCCTGCAAAAACATCATCAGGTCCCGCATCTGCCGGTGTTCCCGGTATCCCTCCGCGATCTGCTCCGCCTTCCGGGCCCCGATCCCCTCCACTTCCCGAAGGCGCCCGGGCTCGTCCTCGATCACCCTCAAAATGTCTTGGCCAAAATGATCCACCAGCCGTTCGGCAGTTTTCGGCCCCACCCCCCGAATCAATCCTCCGCCGAGGAATCGAATCAACCCCTCCCGGCTGTTGGGAGCGAGACTTACCACGTGAAGACAATCCAACTGGGCCCCGAATCGGGGGTGATGTTTCCACCGCCCGGTCAACCGCAATCGTTCTCCAGCCCGCACCTGCTGTCGGGCCACCGCCGTGACTTCCGGACCACCGTTTTCCGGCCGCAGGACAAACACCGTGAATCGGCCGTCCTCCGACGCGTAGGTCACCCGCTCCACCACACCGACCACCATTTCCAACCGTTTCTCCGACCTTTCCCTTGCCGCCGGCCGCGCTCCCTGTCTTCACGTCCTGTTCGCCTCTTGGCTCAATTCTACACCGGCCGTCGGTTCTCCTTCCGCCCCCCGGGGCGGCCGAAAAAAAACGGGCGGTCACCGACGATCGGTGTTCCCGCCCTGACTCGCCCTACCTGTCCGTCGCTCGGGGGTTTGTTCAGGATCCCCGGGCACTTTCCATCCCTGTGACGCCGTTAAGCCTGAGGAGTACGACCAGCCCCCGCTCCGCCGTAGTTGGCCAGCTGCTGCTCGGCCAACGCCACCAGCTTACGGGTCATGTTCCCCCCGATCGCCCCCGTATCCCGGGTCAACATCGTCCCCCAGTAGCCGTCCTGGGGCACCTGAATTCCGAGTTCCTGGGCCACCTCGTACTTGAACTGATCAAGGGCTCGGCCGGCCTGAGGAACTACGGGGGTGTTCCGCTTTTGGCCACGCGCCATCTGCTCTCCCCCCTTTCGCTTTTGGGTATTTGGTAGTCTCTTCAGAACCCGGGGGTTTATGCGCAGACGCGCAGCAAAATTCCCGGCCGCCCTCTTCCACCCTCTCCAAAATCTCACAAAATGCGCCATCCCCGCTCCCCCGTCCCCGCCGCCTCGGCCCGGCGCGCCCCGGTCTCGGGTCCAAGCCCATACAGCGCCCGGAGGGTTGGCATGACCGTCTCCAAGCCGCCTCCACTCCGCAGATCAAACCCGACCCACCGCCTGGGCGCCGGGAGTGCTTCACCTCCGGCCCGCAACGGAAGGGGCAGACCGACGGTTGCCCCCCACCCCGCGGAGCCTCCCGTCACCCCGGGCAAGACCGCACCGACCCCCGGCGCTCTTCCCGCTGCAACCGGACAGGCTTCGAGCCACGTCTCCCGCTCCGCCAATCGCTCCACAATGGCCATGGTGTTATCTGCCGATCCGTCGTCCACCACGACCACCCGCAATCCCGGAACCGCCACCGCCACCTCGGCGGCAATCCGCCTCAGCAAGCCCTCGATAAACGGCTCGGCGTTCCGGACCACCAGGGTCACGTCCGTGGGCGGAAACACCGGCCGCCGATAGGTTAAAAGGCGCAAAATATGCCAAACAGCGCTAATGAAACCATAAACGGAAAATATCCACAATAACACGGCCAACATGCGGCAGCACCTCCCTCGGTGCTGCCATGATATGCCGGGCCCGGGGGCCGGGTGATTGCCCACTGCTCGGCGGGCCCGCCGGGCGTCCCCTAATTCAACGTCACCCATCCCCGCCGCAGAGCAACCAGCACCGCTTGGGTGCGATCCCTGACCACCAGCTTATCGAGGATGCTCGCCACGTGATTTTTTACCGTTTTCTCACTCAAGACTAAAGCCTTCGCAATATCCCGGTTGCTCCGCCCCTCAGCGAGGAGCTGAAGCACCTCGAACTCCCGTTTTGTCAAAGGCGCCACGATCCCTGGCGCCTTGTCTTCCCCGTCCTCCTCCGATTCAAAGTCTACCATCCAATCCCATCCGGCTTCCCCTCTCGAAGCCTCTCGCCCTTCCCCGGCAGGCCCGTGAACCGCCAGGGCGGGAGTGGGAGCCGCCACCGCCGCCGGAGCCTGGTCCTCGTCCCAGCCGAGCGCTTCCCCGCATGCCGCATCCTCCCGGTCCTCGGCCAAGACGCTTCGGAGCACCTCCAGGACGACCCGGGCCGCCGCCGGGTGGAGATAAGCCCCGACCCGGGCCAGACCCCGGATGCCTTCCACCAAGCCCGAAGCCCCGACATCCTTCAGGAGCACCCCATCCGCCCCCGCGGCCAGAACCTCCACCAATCGGCTGTCCGCCTCATGGGCCAGGACCATGACCCGGGTCTCCTGGCGGATCGATTTGATCGTGCCGACTGCCTCAGCGGCCTTGTTCCCCACCGTCGCCAGATCGAGCACCACCACATCGACCGAGGTATTCTCCAGGACATTTTGGATCTCTTGAATACTGCGGACCTCTCCCACCGGCATCATTTCCTTTTCCATCTCCAGGATGGAGCGCAGGCCCCGGCGGTACCGAAGGTGATGGTCCACCAGTAGAATCCGTATCTCTGCCATAAACCATTCCCCATTGCACCTGACATCTCCCAGCCCCTCACCGGGAGGTACCGTACTGATGATTCCACCGATCCGTTTCCCGACTTGTATGTATCTGGCTCCATTATACCTTGTCCTGCCATCACTTGGACAGGACAAATTTCGACGAAATTCGAGGGGAAGAAGGCCGCCGGCCTTCTCCGCACACCTCCGGGCCGGCCCGTGCCTTCGTCGGCCTCTTCCGAACCGATGCGGGCAGAAACAAAAAAAGGGACGCCGTTTCCAGGCGTCCGATTGCAATGGGGTAAGGGTGATACTACAGTATACGTCGACCCTGTCCTCGCTATGAGGGTACTCTGGCCTTGTCCGAGTCATCCGCCGATCAACTTCAGTCCCGCCGCCTCCCGAAGAATCTCGGCTTTGTCAGTCCGCTCCCAGGGCAGGTCCAAATCCGGCCGTCCAAAATGCCCATAGGCCGCCGTCTGTCGGTAGATGGGACGCCTGAGGTTCAATTCCCGGATGATCCCCGCGGGCCGCAGGTCAAAATACTCCCGAACCAAATCCTCGATGCGCTCTTCGCTGATCCGCCCCGTTCCAAACGTGTCCACCATGATGGACACAGGCCGGGCCACTCCAATCGCATAGGCCACCTGAACCTCGCACTTGTCCGCCAGCCCCGCCGCCACGATATTTTTCGCCACATACCGGGCCGCGTAAGCCCCGGAGCGATCGACTTTGGTGGGGTCCTTCCCCGAAAAAGCCCCACCGCCGTGCCGGGCATACCCGCCGTAGGTGTCGACGATGATCTTTCTCCCGGTTAACCCGGCGTCCCCCCGGGGGCCGCCGATGACGAACCGCCCGGTGGGATTGATGAAAAACTTGGTGCGGGCATCGATCATGTGGCGGGACACCACCGGATCGATGACGTACTCTTTAATATCTTTTTCGATGGTGTCCAGGCTGACCTTCGGATGATGTTGGGTGGAGATCACGATGGTGTCCACCCGCACGGGCCGCCCCTCCTCGTACTCGATCGTCACCTGGGTTTTGCCATCCGGGCGAAGATACGACAAAAGCTTCTCCCGGCGCACCTCGGCCAGGCGCTTTGCCAACCGATGGGCCAGGGAGATGGGGAGCGGCATCAGTTCCTCAGTTTCGTTCACGGCAAATCCGAACATGAGACCCTGATCCCCGGCCCCGGTGGCCTCGATCTCCTCATCGGAGATCTCACCGGTCCGCGCTTCCAGCGCCCGATTCACCCCCTGGGCGATGTCCGGGGACTGCTCATCGATGGAGGTGATCACCGCGCAGGTGTCCGCGTCAAAACCAAACTTTGCCCGGGTATATCCAATCTCGCGAACGGTTTCGCGGACGATTTTCGGAATATCGACATAACAGTCCGTCGTGATCTCTCCGGCGACCAGCACCAGTCCCGTGGTCACGGACGTTTCGCACGCTACCCGCGCCATCGGATCCTTCGCATAAATCGCATCCAATACCGCATCGGAGATCTGGTCGCACATCTTATCCGGATGGCCTTCCGTCACGGATTCCGACGTGAACAGGTACCGCCTCGGCACGTGCCACTCCTCCATTCCTGGGCGCAAATCCGCATCAAACCCGCTGATAAAACGTAATAATTATAGTATGCGCCTCAGCCGTCGTCAACGGCACGCAATCACTCAGTTAAAATCTTACCGAAGGGATCGCGGTGCGGATGTCCATGCAGAGTCGGCGAGAATACTTGAACACCATGCGGACGCGCTATCGGCAAGCACGCAGCCGATCGGAAAAGTCACAGATCCTGGACGAGTTGCAGGAGACACTGGGATATGCCCGCAAATACGCCATCGCCGCCTTGAATGCCAAACCAGAACAGGCGCGGCGGCGCCAGAGCCGAATTTCCTACGGTGGTCCCCTTTGTCAAGACAAAGTTTCGTCGTCGCTAAGCTACACCTCACCTCTATGCCCACCCTGTGTCTTCCCGTTGAAGGAACGGGAGGGGTGAATGGTCAAAGGCGATCCGGTGCTTGAGGCGCACCTCCTCCTCCGCCTTATCCACAGGTTTGTAATACAGGATGGTGCGATTGAGACTTGGCAGTTCAGCCTGTTTACTCAACGGAATCTCGGGATGACCTCGTTCGATCATCTCTATCCGTTCCTCACGAGTCCGGGTTGAGGCCAGATTTTCGGTTACCGTTTCCGGCCGATCCGTTCTGCTACCCGCCGCAACCGGTCATGATAAGCCAAAAGCTGCAATCGGGCTGTCTCGGCTTCCGCCGCTGTGGGCCGCAATGAGCGAATTCCCCAATTGTCGACCAACGTGTTCACCACCTGGTGAAAATAATGGATCGGGCTGTAATTCGCTTCTTTTGCAATGATCCTCTCCCGCTCCGGAAAATCGGGCATCACTGCCCCCGGCATGCGGAACTTCATCATAACCTGAGCAAGCGGTAACACAAAATTCGGCTCCAGTTCTAGATGCGCCTTGACGGCATCCCGATAAAACGCGTAATGCAGCGTCTCGTCTTTGGCCAACCGCCGCAGCAGTTGTGACAGGTCAGGATCATACGTTTGGGCCGCCTTCGCCACGTTCAGGTAAAACACCATCGTGGCCCGCTCCTGAATGCTGGTGTACGCCATCGTTTCAATCGGCGTTTGATAGTCCGGTTGCCAA is from Kyrpidia tusciae DSM 2912 and encodes:
- a CDS encoding ComF family protein produces the protein MDQWFGGESGSGGKRKAPGIGGRLRTWFDPLWPPPPGCPFCGRRGNLIPVGLPELDRPRLATACDRCAGQLIVRHDPPHCPGCARSTPAPGLCRDCLRHPLGLGRVCAYGAYRGALREAIHRVKFQRDGGPLELLAGMLAVAWRDLNPPADALIVPVPMHPEKRRALGWNHVERVAKGLGRAVGRAAVPALERRGELRSQATRGRRERLTALEGRFALSPEAAEIRERAVVLVDDVLTTGATAQACTRVLRAGGAREVYGLVIAR
- a CDS encoding acyl-ACP desaturase, which gives rise to MLLSNTNARLESRLSELLARHREQAAHIDWSYHEYIPWEKGRSFKAEPWEESQQVLPNGIYMAIETALLTEVNLPWFTSGLSTTFRGSFQVLQDFIHTWTAEEDQHSNLLETYLIVTRNGNPDELHHLRKRVVEQGWQPDYQTPIETMAYTSIQERATMVFYLNVAKAAQTYDPDLSQLLRRLAKDETLHYAFYRDAVKAHLELEPNFVLPLAQVMMKFRMPGAVMPDFPERERIIAKEANYSPIHYFHQVVNTLVDNWGIRSLRPTAAEAETARLQLLAYHDRLRRVAERIGRKR
- a CDS encoding alpha/beta-type small acid-soluble spore protein; this encodes MARGQKRNTPVVPQAGRALDQFKYEVAQELGIQVPQDGYWGTMLTRDTGAIGGNMTRKLVALAEQQLANYGGAGAGRTPQA
- the recD2 gene encoding SF1B family DNA helicase RecD2 — its product is MVVGVVERVTYASEDGRFTVFVLRPENGGPEVTAVARQQVRAGERLRLTGRWKHHPRFGAQLDCLHVVSLAPNSREGLIRFLGGGLIRGVGPKTAERLVDHFGQDILRVIEDEPGRLREVEGIGARKAEQIAEGYREHRQMRDLMMFLQDKGVGPGLAGRIWRVFGHDALAVVQRTPYRLAEEVWGIGFATADRIAREVGIARDDPGRLQAGVLYVLMQGAEEGHTCLPEDRLVERSVRLLTSPPDAVRGAMADLIARRRVYGSVVTGERDGVYYSPAVYYHAERGAAQRLTAMTLWSATEAGPLGPKETWPSADKEDDTSPGPEGCRTASSDSADLPAPFDSPEGGREVILTPEQLEAVRAAAEAPLVVITGGPGTGKTTVLREILRRLEEQGRKVELAAPTGRAAKRLDESTERPAKTLHRLLEAGHVEGRGLRFQRHESRPIEADAVVVDECSMMDTLLLYALLRALAPGTRLILVGDAHQLPSVGPGQVLEDIIASGLARVVRLTRVFRQASESGIVRNAYRILEGQLPELRSPEGDWFWLERRDPEALAREVVSLYVRRLPIFLGGDGEIQVLTPMRRGPLGVEGLNPRLQGEVNPPGSDKPEVQAGGRVFRLGDRVMQVRNDYQKEVFNGDVGRVVEIDPEERDMTVEYPDPAGPRRVLYRDGEWDDLQLAYALSVHKSQGSEYDAVVIPVVPAHTVVLERALLYTAVTRAKRLVVLLGDRRALQRAIARVRGHSRSTLLAARLRGEVEDLIPGG
- a CDS encoding DegV family protein, with amino-acid sequence MGGDHGQKPSFAVVVDSTAGIPEDRVQALGLTVVPLTVIIGDKAYREGVDLATREFYARLKQGAPPPTTSQPPVGEFVGVFSRLLEEYTGVVCIVLSSALSGTVQAARTAASQVSGPVAVVDSRFASYGMEVLAVEALKMAEAGRSPQECAERLETLAGQLRAYFVVDDLNYLHRSGRLGAAQALMGTMLQVKPILTLEDGRLTVAEKVRTHRRAVERILERVEEAVGEGPQNICVIHSDRQADAEALRQRVEGMAAEQPVPVRELGPVLGAHVGPGVLALLHYPAQG
- the metK gene encoding methionine adenosyltransferase produces the protein MPRRYLFTSESVTEGHPDKMCDQISDAVLDAIYAKDPMARVACETSVTTGLVLVAGEITTDCYVDIPKIVRETVREIGYTRAKFGFDADTCAVITSIDEQSPDIAQGVNRALEARTGEISDEEIEATGAGDQGLMFGFAVNETEELMPLPISLAHRLAKRLAEVRREKLLSYLRPDGKTQVTIEYEEGRPVRVDTIVISTQHHPKVSLDTIEKDIKEYVIDPVVSRHMIDARTKFFINPTGRFVIGGPRGDAGLTGRKIIVDTYGGYARHGGGAFSGKDPTKVDRSGAYAARYVAKNIVAAGLADKCEVQVAYAIGVARPVSIMVDTFGTGRISEERIEDLVREYFDLRPAGIIRELNLRRPIYRQTAAYGHFGRPDLDLPWERTDKAEILREAAGLKLIGG
- a CDS encoding response regulator transcription factor gives rise to the protein MAEIRILLVDHHLRYRRGLRSILEMEKEMMPVGEVRSIQEIQNVLENTSVDVVVLDLATVGNKAAEAVGTIKSIRQETRVMVLAHEADSRLVEVLAAGADGVLLKDVGASGLVEGIRGLARVGAYLHPAAARVVLEVLRSVLAEDREDAACGEALGWDEDQAPAAVAAPTPALAVHGPAGEGREASRGEAGWDWMVDFESEEDGEDKAPGIVAPLTKREFEVLQLLAEGRSNRDIAKALVLSEKTVKNHVASILDKLVVRDRTQAVLVALRRGWVTLN
- a CDS encoding glycosyltransferase; translation: MLAVLLWIFSVYGFISAVWHILRLLTYRRPVFPPTDVTLVVRNAEPFIEGLLRRIAAEVAVAVPGLRVVVVDDGSADNTMAIVERLAERETWLEACPVAAGRAPGVGAVLPGVTGGSAGWGATVGLPLPLRAGGEALPAPRRWVGFDLRSGGGLETVMPTLRALYGLGPETGARRAEAAGTGERGWRIL